In one window of Nocardioides panacisoli DNA:
- a CDS encoding branched-chain amino acid ABC transporter permease, translating into MVARWLGRAVVVLVAGLIGLILLAPGVAVADEETAEPSAEPTSSETPEDEQTADPGQEATEESDEVVVEGSGFLVTLIDESDKSGGEAGTPIPEVTLSVFECPELATDGTCPERGDELGTEVTNSEGQVFFSLERGRYVLALDEGTLPDGIELDDNTSAELGQTLRLSAPTNMVFPIGTSAVESASFGEELSTNVVSGLKFGLIIALAALGLNLIFGTTGLTNFAHGELLTFGAAVTLGFNLIGIPVIAAAALGLICSCLFGYLQDRGIWRPLRHRGSGLIAMMIVSIGFGILLRYLFQYFMGGSRRPYSEYTAQQRKDYGIVELADKEIAIILISIALLALVGAMLMGTRLGKAMRAVSDNPSLAASSGMRVDGVISAAWVLGAGLTGMSGVLMGIQNQVVFDMGFKLLLIIFAAATLGGLGTIWGAMVGAIIVGLVVEVAPLFGMPTSIKQASALAILILILLIRPQGILGRRERVG; encoded by the coding sequence GTGGTAGCCAGATGGTTGGGGCGGGCCGTGGTGGTCCTGGTCGCGGGGTTGATCGGACTGATCCTCCTCGCGCCGGGCGTGGCGGTCGCCGATGAGGAGACCGCCGAGCCGTCCGCGGAGCCGACGTCGTCGGAGACCCCGGAGGACGAGCAGACCGCTGATCCCGGACAGGAAGCGACCGAGGAGTCCGACGAGGTGGTCGTCGAGGGCTCGGGCTTCCTGGTCACGTTGATCGACGAGTCCGACAAGTCCGGGGGAGAGGCGGGTACGCCGATCCCCGAGGTCACGCTCTCGGTCTTCGAGTGCCCCGAGCTCGCCACGGACGGCACCTGTCCCGAGCGCGGTGACGAGCTCGGGACCGAGGTGACCAACTCCGAGGGACAGGTCTTCTTCTCCCTCGAGCGCGGCCGTTACGTGCTGGCACTGGACGAGGGGACGCTGCCCGACGGCATCGAGCTCGACGACAACACCAGTGCGGAGCTCGGTCAGACGCTGCGGCTCTCGGCGCCGACCAACATGGTCTTCCCGATCGGCACCAGTGCCGTGGAGTCCGCCTCGTTCGGCGAGGAACTCTCCACCAACGTGGTGTCGGGACTGAAGTTCGGCCTGATCATCGCCCTCGCCGCGCTGGGCCTGAACCTCATCTTCGGCACCACGGGCCTGACGAACTTCGCCCACGGTGAGCTGCTGACCTTCGGGGCCGCGGTGACGCTCGGGTTCAACCTGATCGGCATCCCGGTGATCGCCGCGGCAGCGCTGGGCCTGATCTGCTCCTGCCTCTTCGGCTACCTGCAGGACCGCGGGATCTGGCGCCCGTTGCGGCACCGCGGCAGCGGGCTGATCGCGATGATGATCGTCTCGATCGGTTTCGGCATCCTGCTGCGCTACCTCTTCCAGTACTTCATGGGCGGCAGCCGGCGCCCCTACTCCGAGTACACCGCGCAGCAGCGCAAGGACTACGGCATCGTCGAGCTCGCGGACAAGGAGATCGCGATCATCCTGATCTCGATCGCCCTCCTGGCGCTGGTCGGCGCGATGCTGATGGGCACGCGGCTCGGCAAGGCGATGCGGGCGGTCTCGGACAACCCCTCGCTGGCGGCGTCCTCGGGCATGCGCGTCGACGGCGTGATCAGCGCGGCCTGGGTGCTGGGTGCGGGGCTGACCGGCATGTCCGGCGTCCTGATGGGCATCCAGAACCAGGTCGTGTTCGACATGGGCTTCAAGCTGCTGCTCATCATCTTCGCCGCCGCCACCCTCGGTGGTCTCGGCACGATCTGGGGCGCGATGGTCGGTGCGATCATCGTGGGTCTCGTGGTGGAGGTCGCGCCGCTGTTCGGCATGCCGACCTCGATCAAGCAGGCCTCTGCCCTGGCGATCTTGATCCTGATCCTGCTGATCCGTCCCCAGGGCATCCTCGGGCGACGCGAGCGGGTTGGCTGA
- a CDS encoding ANTAR domain-containing response regulator — MTEQDRTVVIAEDEALIRMDLAEMLADEGYTVVGQAGDGQQAIDLTEEHRPDLVILDVKMPVLDGIAAAERIAGDRLAAVVMLTAFSQRELVERARDAGAMSYLVKPFNQSDLVPAIEMALSRFAEIRALESEIGDLSEQLDTRKVVERAKGILQEQLQISEPDAFRWIQKTAMDLRMSMREVAEGVVTHGVPGAPTPGSDA, encoded by the coding sequence GTGACTGAGCAGGACCGGACCGTGGTGATCGCGGAGGACGAGGCGCTGATCCGGATGGATCTGGCCGAGATGCTCGCCGACGAGGGCTACACCGTCGTGGGGCAGGCCGGCGACGGTCAGCAGGCGATCGACCTGACCGAGGAGCACCGCCCGGACCTGGTCATCCTCGACGTCAAGATGCCGGTCCTGGACGGGATCGCGGCCGCCGAGCGGATCGCGGGTGACCGGTTGGCGGCCGTGGTGATGCTGACGGCGTTCTCCCAGCGCGAGCTGGTCGAGCGGGCTCGCGACGCCGGAGCGATGTCCTACCTGGTCAAGCCGTTCAACCAGTCCGACCTCGTGCCCGCGATCGAGATGGCGTTGAGTCGGTTCGCCGAGATCCGCGCGCTGGAGTCGGAGATCGGCGACCTGTCCGAGCAGCTCGACACGCGCAAGGTGGTGGAGCGTGCCAAGGGCATCCTGCAGGAGCAGCTCCAGATCTCCGAACCGGACGCGTTCCGCTGGATCCAGAAGACGGCGATGGACCTGCGCATGTCGATGCGCGAGGTCGCCGAGGGCGTGGTCACGCACGGCGTTCCCGGTGCTCCGACGCCCGGGTCCGACGCATGA